The following proteins are encoded in a genomic region of Nitratireductor sp. GISD-1A_MAKvit:
- a CDS encoding ABC transporter permease, translating into MTDIATGQIPPEGELPSTKSRSLWETAFMRLRRNRAAMASLFILILFIFAGIFGPMLAPHPYARVYSDFVKVPASLEAYPRQTEIVPLAESALSRARLETGSIELDGNTVRIEATSRREIDPRVTRYLDRSDLFSNARIVDQAEDKKSIVMEADVQRLRFIFGTDANGRDLFARVLISIRISLMIGALATGVALLIGVIYGATAGFLGGRIDNLMMRIVDILYSLPFTFFAILLVVFFGRNVVLMFIAVGAVEWLDMARIVRGQTIALRRREFVQAAEALGVGSSGILKRHIIPNTLGPVIIYMTLLVPKVILLESFLSFLGLGVQEPLTSLGVLISEGARNMRGAAYMLLYPSLALTALLFALNFLGDGLRDALDPKDR; encoded by the coding sequence ATGACTGACATCGCAACCGGCCAAATACCCCCTGAGGGCGAGCTGCCGTCCACGAAGAGCCGCTCGCTCTGGGAGACGGCCTTCATGCGGCTGCGCAGAAACCGCGCCGCCATGGCCAGCCTGTTCATCCTGATCCTATTTATCTTCGCAGGCATTTTCGGCCCGATGCTGGCGCCGCATCCCTATGCACGCGTCTATTCGGATTTCGTGAAAGTGCCGGCCAGCCTGGAAGCCTATCCGCGTCAGACAGAGATCGTGCCGCTGGCCGAATCCGCGCTTTCACGGGCGCGGCTGGAGACAGGCTCCATCGAGCTCGATGGAAACACGGTGCGCATTGAGGCAACGTCACGCCGCGAGATCGATCCGCGCGTGACGCGCTATCTCGACCGCTCCGACCTGTTCTCCAATGCAAGGATCGTGGATCAGGCCGAGGACAAGAAATCGATCGTGATGGAGGCGGACGTGCAGCGTCTGCGCTTCATATTCGGTACGGATGCAAATGGGCGGGATCTGTTTGCGCGCGTGCTGATCTCGATCCGCATATCGCTGATGATCGGGGCTCTCGCCACCGGTGTGGCGCTGTTGATCGGCGTGATCTATGGAGCCACTGCCGGTTTTCTCGGCGGGCGCATCGACAACCTCATGATGCGTATCGTCGATATTCTGTACTCGCTGCCGTTCACCTTCTTCGCCATTCTGCTGGTGGTGTTTTTCGGGCGAAACGTGGTTCTGATGTTCATTGCGGTCGGTGCCGTCGAGTGGCTGGACATGGCGCGCATCGTGCGCGGCCAGACCATCGCGCTGAGAAGGCGCGAGTTCGTCCAGGCGGCAGAGGCGCTGGGCGTCGGCTCAAGCGGGATACTCAAGCGGCACATCATTCCCAACACGCTCGGCCCGGTGATCATCTATATGACGCTGCTTGTGCCCAAGGTGATCCTTCTGGAGAGCTTCCTCTCCTTCCTCGGCCTTGGCGTGCAGGAGCCGCTCACCAGCCTTGGCGTGCTGATATCGGAAGGCGCGCGCAACATGCGTGGCGCCGCCTATATGCTGCTCTATCCTTCTCTGGCGCTGACCGCGCTCCTCTTTGCGCTCAACTTCCTCGGCGATGGCCTGCGCGACGCGCTCGATCCGAAGGACCGCTGA
- the oppB gene encoding oligopeptide ABC transporter permease OppB, whose protein sequence is MLGYAVRRLLGAIPTLFLIITFAFFLMRVAPGGPFDRERTLEAKVLENLNRVFHLDKPLWEQYFYYLGNLLRGDLGPSFIYRDFSVQQLIGNGLPVSIQLGGMALLVALLIGCVLGSIAALRQNSWVDYSVIAVATFGITVPNFVVAPLLSLIFGVWLSLLPAGGWNSPESMVLPVITLALPQVAIIARLIRGSMIEALRSDHVRTARAYGLPQRMIVIVHALRAACLPVISYLGPAAAALLTGSVVVETIFGLPGIGRYFVQGALNRDYTLVMGTVIIIAVFVVIFNLIVDLLYAALDPRVRYD, encoded by the coding sequence ATGCTCGGTTATGCCGTGCGCCGTCTTCTGGGCGCTATCCCGACCCTGTTCCTGATCATCACATTCGCCTTCTTCCTGATGCGCGTTGCGCCGGGTGGTCCCTTCGACCGCGAGCGCACGCTGGAAGCCAAGGTCCTGGAAAACCTCAATCGCGTTTTCCACCTCGATAAGCCTCTGTGGGAACAGTATTTCTATTATCTCGGCAATCTCCTTCGCGGCGATCTCGGTCCGAGTTTCATTTATCGCGATTTCTCCGTTCAGCAACTGATCGGCAACGGTCTGCCCGTGTCCATTCAGCTTGGTGGCATGGCGCTTCTTGTTGCGCTGCTGATCGGCTGCGTGCTTGGCAGCATTGCCGCGTTGCGGCAGAATTCATGGGTCGATTACTCGGTCATCGCGGTGGCCACATTCGGCATCACCGTGCCGAACTTCGTGGTCGCCCCGCTTCTGTCGCTCATTTTCGGCGTCTGGCTCAGCCTGCTGCCGGCCGGCGGCTGGAACAGTCCGGAATCCATGGTGCTTCCCGTCATCACGCTTGCCCTGCCGCAGGTGGCCATCATTGCCCGCCTTATCCGCGGCTCAATGATCGAGGCGTTGCGATCCGATCATGTGCGCACCGCGCGCGCCTATGGCCTGCCGCAGCGCATGATCGTCATCGTGCATGCACTCCGGGCAGCCTGCCTGCCGGTGATCTCCTATCTGGGACCTGCCGCGGCAGCTCTGCTGACCGGCTCGGTGGTGGTGGAAACCATCTTCGGTCTGCCGGGCATTGGCCGTTATTTCGTTCAGGGTGCGCTCAACCGCGATTACACGCTGGTTATGGGCACCGTCATCATCATCGCCGTCTTCGTGGTGATCTTCAATCTGATCGTCGATCTCCTCTATGCGGCGCTGGACCCGAGAGTGCGTTATGACTGA
- a CDS encoding peptide ABC transporter substrate-binding protein — MLKSLIRPLLAGTILLSSAMAASAVTYVRANDGDPETLDQHKTSTVVEAHLLRDLYEGLVVYDASAKIIPGVAEEWTISDDGTVYTFNLREDAKWSNGDPVVAEDFVFSLRRIMMPDTGAKYANILYPIKNAEAINKGEAEADQLGVKAVDERTLEITLEQPTPYFLELLTHQTGLPVNPKAVEAHGTDFVAPENIVTNGAYTLVSFQPGDKIVMEKNENFHDADSVQIDRIEYLPIEDRATCVRRFEAGEVHSCSDLPTEQIKSLKERLGDQVRITPYLGTYYYALNMKREALADSNVRQALAMAIDREFLGDEIWAGSMLPAYSLVPPGIGNYEGGGAQADWADMSPLDREDKAIELMKEAGYGEDNPLTIELAYNNSENHKNTATAIADMWKPLGVDVKFNVRDLSAHYANLRDQKDFDVARAGWIGDYSDPQNFLFLVESDNTGFNYAQYENPEYDALMDKAAAETDLVKRAEILREAEAMFLADMPYIPLLFYSSLSLVSSKLNGWEDNIQNVHGTRFMSISE; from the coding sequence ATGTTGAAATCCCTGATACGGCCGCTGCTCGCGGGCACGATTCTTCTCTCTTCGGCCATGGCAGCGTCGGCTGTCACCTATGTGCGCGCCAATGATGGCGATCCGGAGACGCTCGATCAGCACAAGACGTCCACTGTCGTTGAGGCGCATCTTCTGCGCGATCTCTATGAAGGTCTCGTCGTCTATGATGCAAGCGCCAAGATCATCCCCGGCGTGGCGGAAGAATGGACCATCTCCGACGATGGCACCGTCTACACCTTCAATCTGCGTGAAGATGCCAAATGGTCGAATGGCGACCCGGTCGTGGCCGAGGATTTTGTTTTCTCTCTGCGTCGCATCATGATGCCGGATACGGGGGCGAAATACGCCAACATTCTCTACCCGATCAAGAATGCAGAAGCGATCAACAAGGGTGAGGCGGAAGCCGATCAGCTTGGCGTCAAGGCGGTGGATGAGCGCACGCTCGAAATCACGCTCGAACAGCCGACCCCCTACTTCCTTGAGCTCCTGACCCACCAGACCGGCCTGCCGGTGAACCCCAAGGCGGTGGAAGCGCATGGCACCGATTTCGTCGCGCCTGAAAACATCGTCACCAACGGCGCCTACACGCTCGTATCCTTCCAGCCGGGCGACAAGATCGTCATGGAGAAGAACGAGAACTTCCATGACGCCGACAGCGTACAGATCGACCGGATCGAGTATCTGCCGATCGAGGACCGTGCCACCTGCGTGCGCCGTTTCGAGGCTGGTGAAGTGCATAGCTGCTCCGACCTGCCAACCGAACAGATCAAGTCGCTCAAGGAGCGTCTTGGCGATCAGGTTCGCATCACGCCCTATCTCGGTACTTACTACTACGCGCTCAATATGAAGCGCGAGGCGCTGGCCGATTCAAACGTGCGTCAGGCGCTGGCCATGGCCATCGACCGCGAATTCCTGGGCGATGAGATCTGGGCCGGCTCCATGCTTCCGGCCTATTCGCTGGTTCCGCCCGGCATCGGCAACTATGAAGGCGGCGGCGCGCAGGCCGACTGGGCCGATATGTCCCCGCTCGACCGCGAGGACAAGGCGATCGAGCTGATGAAGGAGGCCGGTTACGGTGAAGACAATCCGCTGACCATCGAGCTGGCCTACAACAACTCCGAGAACCACAAGAACACGGCGACCGCGATTGCCGACATGTGGAAGCCGCTCGGCGTCGATGTCAAATTCAATGTTCGCGACCTGTCCGCACACTATGCGAACCTGCGCGATCAGAAGGATTTCGACGTGGCGCGCGCCGGCTGGATCGGCGATTACTCCGACCCGCAGAACTTCCTGTTCCTGGTCGAGAGCGACAACACCGGTTTCAACTACGCCCAGTATGAGAACCCGGAATATGACGCACTGATGGACAAGGCCGCTGCCGAGACCGATCTGGTCAAGCGCGCCGAGATCCTGCGTGAAGCAGAAGCGATGTTCCTGGCAGACATGCCCTACATTCCGCTTCTCTTCTATTCGTCCCTTTCGCTGGTGTCGTCCAAACTCAATGGTTGGGAAGACAACATCCAGAATGTTCATGGGACGCGCTTCATGAGCATCAGCGAGTAA
- a CDS encoding DUF411 domain-containing protein, which translates to MTFKHKFSRAAGAAIALLATLATAHAAAGDDRSMTVFKTPYCGCCELWADAMERAGFHIKTVDLEDLSTIKKQAGVSAEMESCHTAVIDGDRKYVLEGHVPLEALEKLLTERPDIRGIAVPGMPVGSLGMGDDPAARYTVYSIGNAAQEKPSVFFEAGVD; encoded by the coding sequence ATGACATTCAAACACAAATTCAGCCGGGCCGCCGGCGCAGCCATTGCACTCCTTGCGACGCTTGCAACAGCACATGCGGCGGCAGGCGACGACAGGTCCATGACGGTTTTCAAGACGCCTTATTGCGGCTGCTGCGAGCTCTGGGCAGACGCCATGGAGCGGGCCGGATTCCACATCAAGACGGTGGATCTGGAAGACCTTTCCACCATCAAGAAACAGGCAGGCGTCTCGGCAGAAATGGAATCCTGTCACACCGCAGTCATCGACGGCGACCGGAAATATGTGCTGGAGGGGCATGTGCCGCTTGAGGCGCTAGAAAAGCTTCTTACCGAGCGGCCCGACATCAGGGGGATCGCCGTTCCGGGAATGCCTGTCGGATCCCTCGGGATGGGGGACGACCCGGCAGCACGCTACACCGTCTATTCAATCGGCAACGCGGCGCAAGAAAAACCGTCGGTGTTTTTCGAAGCCGGCGTTGACTGA
- a CDS encoding TRAP transporter large permease subunit yields the protein MLIAGLMFPALFALILLGLPIAFSLTIVAVGAGLAAFGSVAFNQLYGSFYSASTNFILSAIPMFILMGALLERSGIAERLFRVMNLWLSRLPGGLALATIAMGAIFAAAAGVVGAVEVMIGMMAIPAMQKARYGNTLIAGTICAGGSLGTMIPPSVIAVMYASLAQMSVGKLLAGMMLPGLLMVVLFLAYIFIHGLLYPAKPDDNDPAEEPVELAEKLRLTATVLLPVVLLIVAVLGSILAGIASPTEAAAVGAAGALVLCIVNQRFSMAMLRETLSITVRISAMILLIVAAGTMFMGAFAANGGARLIREVIDGAGLGPTGMIVFFLAVVFVLGFVLDWTANVLICVPLFTPFIRAAGIDPVWFATLVLIVIQTGYLTPPMASSIFYLKSIAPPNMTYGQMCRGVLPFILLQVLTLLLVVTFPALATWLPDRIVGF from the coding sequence ATGCTCATTGCAGGATTGATGTTTCCGGCGCTGTTCGCGCTGATCCTTCTGGGATTGCCGATCGCGTTTTCACTCACCATCGTCGCGGTTGGTGCAGGGCTCGCAGCCTTTGGCTCCGTCGCGTTCAACCAGCTCTACGGCTCCTTCTATTCGGCATCGACGAACTTCATTCTCTCGGCGATTCCGATGTTCATCCTGATGGGCGCGCTGCTCGAACGCTCCGGCATTGCCGAGCGGCTTTTCCGGGTGATGAACCTGTGGCTTTCGCGCCTGCCCGGCGGGCTTGCGCTGGCGACCATCGCCATGGGCGCGATCTTCGCCGCCGCCGCGGGTGTGGTCGGCGCGGTGGAAGTGATGATCGGCATGATGGCCATCCCGGCAATGCAGAAGGCGCGCTACGGCAACACGCTGATTGCCGGCACGATCTGCGCCGGTGGATCGCTGGGCACGATGATCCCGCCCTCCGTCATTGCCGTGATGTATGCCTCGCTTGCCCAGATGTCGGTGGGCAAGCTGCTCGCCGGCATGATGCTGCCTGGCCTGCTGATGGTTGTGCTGTTTCTGGCCTACATCTTCATCCACGGCCTGCTCTACCCGGCAAAACCCGATGACAACGATCCGGCCGAGGAGCCGGTGGAACTGGCCGAGAAATTGCGCCTCACGGCCACCGTTCTTCTGCCGGTCGTGCTTCTGATCGTTGCCGTCCTCGGGTCGATCCTGGCCGGCATCGCTTCACCGACGGAGGCAGCCGCCGTGGGTGCTGCCGGCGCGCTTGTGCTCTGCATTGTCAACCAGCGTTTCTCGATGGCGATGCTGCGGGAAACGTTGTCGATCACGGTGCGGATTTCCGCAATGATCCTGCTCATCGTTGCAGCCGGCACCATGTTCATGGGAGCCTTTGCTGCCAATGGTGGGGCGCGGCTTATCCGTGAGGTGATCGACGGTGCGGGGCTTGGTCCCACGGGCATGATCGTGTTTTTTCTTGCGGTCGTGTTCGTACTGGGCTTCGTGCTCGACTGGACGGCAAACGTGCTCATCTGCGTGCCGCTGTTCACCCCCTTCATCCGTGCCGCTGGCATTGATCCGGTGTGGTTTGCAACGCTGGTGCTCATTGTTATTCAGACAGGCTATCTGACGCCGCCCATGGCCTCGTCAATCTTCTATCTGAAATCGATCGCCCCGCCGAACATGACCTATGGCCAGATGTGCCGCGGCGTGTTGCCCTTCATCCTGCTGCAGGTCCTTACACTTCTGCTGGTCGTGACGTTTCCCGCGCTGGCAACATGGCTGCCCGACAGGATAGTCGGCTTCTGA
- a CDS encoding TRAP transporter small permease subunit has product MKHALLAVADRISAGLNIVAQAMVLILIASMLYEVVARYIFGAPTLWAFDIAYMSTGVLFVLGAAQALREDAHVRIDFLSSRMPKRVRGAIDGLAFLVVLFPVFVWLASIAGQRAWRAWMTGEVEHVSPWAPLMWPFYSALAIGLSALALQLLAEGLRALTEPRDDDTFRIET; this is encoded by the coding sequence TTGAAACATGCTCTCCTCGCGGTCGCGGATCGAATTTCAGCAGGTCTGAACATCGTCGCGCAGGCGATGGTGCTGATCCTGATCGCCTCCATGCTCTATGAAGTGGTGGCGCGCTACATCTTCGGCGCGCCGACACTCTGGGCCTTCGACATCGCTTATATGAGCACCGGTGTGCTCTTCGTTCTAGGCGCGGCGCAGGCCCTGCGCGAAGACGCTCACGTACGGATCGACTTCCTCTCGTCTCGGATGCCCAAACGGGTGCGCGGTGCGATCGACGGTCTGGCCTTTCTCGTCGTCCTCTTTCCGGTCTTCGTGTGGCTTGCATCCATTGCCGGCCAACGCGCCTGGCGTGCCTGGATGACCGGGGAGGTGGAGCATGTCAGCCCATGGGCGCCCCTGATGTGGCCCTTCTACAGTGCGCTGGCAATTGGCCTTTCGGCGCTGGCTCTCCAGCTGCTTGCCGAAGGGCTGCGCGCTCTCACCGAACCGCGCGACGACGACACCTTCAGGATCGAGACCTGA
- the dctP gene encoding TRAP transporter substrate-binding protein DctP — translation MFLSLKRLALVGAVAFAAFGAQAQEVTWRVPTSVPEGSPFYVNFLERFADNVDLLTDGAVEIQPFGAGILVPALQVYDGVKDGIVEAGHSTPSYLVNQDPVNAIFAGFPGGMGPEAYSTWIFEEGGKEKLAEIRAEEGLKSLVVGIGSSEIMAHANKPIKSAADLKGLKYRTSGPWAEVMRDYFEAVPTVVPPGEIYTLLERKGVDAIEWGPPSGNLPEGFHEAAPYIVVPGVHQPTFLWEVVVKQETWEALDEALRAKIEAAAELTTLQSLIHFYDQDMKAMETLRASKAEVIELDAAFQKELSDAGRDWIKKTAEAQKAEGKPRMAEILEGYLAYEDRWVEQSGYLIRNEK, via the coding sequence ATGTTTCTCAGCCTGAAACGATTGGCCCTGGTCGGGGCCGTGGCGTTTGCAGCGTTTGGTGCGCAGGCGCAGGAAGTGACCTGGCGTGTTCCGACATCCGTGCCGGAGGGGTCTCCGTTTTACGTCAATTTCCTTGAGCGCTTTGCTGACAATGTGGATCTCCTGACCGATGGTGCTGTCGAGATCCAGCCCTTTGGCGCGGGTATCCTTGTACCGGCGCTGCAGGTCTATGACGGCGTCAAGGACGGCATTGTCGAGGCCGGTCATTCGACCCCGAGCTACCTGGTCAATCAGGATCCGGTGAACGCGATCTTTGCCGGATTCCCGGGCGGTATGGGGCCCGAGGCCTATTCCACGTGGATCTTTGAAGAGGGTGGCAAGGAAAAGCTCGCCGAGATCCGTGCCGAAGAAGGCCTGAAGTCGCTCGTTGTGGGCATCGGCTCATCCGAGATCATGGCGCACGCCAACAAGCCGATTAAAAGCGCAGCCGACCTCAAGGGGCTGAAATACCGCACATCCGGCCCCTGGGCCGAGGTAATGCGCGACTATTTCGAAGCGGTGCCGACCGTTGTGCCCCCGGGCGAAATCTACACACTGCTGGAGCGCAAGGGCGTCGATGCGATTGAATGGGGCCCGCCCTCAGGCAATCTGCCGGAAGGCTTCCACGAGGCGGCCCCCTATATCGTCGTGCCGGGCGTTCATCAGCCCACCTTCCTGTGGGAAGTCGTGGTCAAGCAGGAAACCTGGGAGGCACTAGACGAGGCACTCAGGGCGAAGATCGAGGCAGCCGCCGAGCTGACCACGCTTCAGTCGCTGATCCACTTCTACGATCAGGACATGAAGGCGATGGAGACGCTGCGCGCCAGCAAGGCCGAGGTGATCGAGCTCGATGCTGCCTTCCAGAAAGAGCTGTCCGATGCGGGCCGCGACTGGATCAAGAAAACGGCCGAGGCCCAGAAGGCCGAGGGCAAGCCCCGCATGGCCGAAATCCTTGAGGGCTATCTTGCCTATGAGGATCGCTGGGTCGAGCAGAGCGGTTATCTCATCCGCAACGAAAAGTAA
- a CDS encoding aldehyde dehydrogenase (NADP(+)) yields the protein MPVAPHGRHLIAGEWVAGSKTFETSPADGPAHRFAVGTAEHVDVAVRAAEAAFEVYAGCSREERARFLETIADEIEVRGADITEIGTQETGLPAARLDGERGRTCGQLRLFANHIRKGDYLDRRHDKAMPDRQPAPRPELVMVQRPIGPVAVFGASNFPLAFSTAGGDTAAALAAGCPVVVKGHEAHPGTGEIVAEAIRAAIEKCDMPVGVFSLVQGGDRSVGQALVQHPLIKAVGFTGSLAGGRALFDLCAARPEPIPFFGELGSVNPMLVLPRALEARGEEIGRGWAASLTMGAGQFCTNPGIAVAIDGEATDRFVQAAAEALKQVDAQVMLTDGIARSFNAGREMIAQSDAVRPVMVAEAEGRQASPALFETSAANFLENPQLHHEVFGPLGLLVRAASAKEIEAIARALEGQLTVTLQMDDADIAVAQALRPVLERKAGRLLVNGFPTGVEVVDSMVHGGPYPASTNFGATSVGTLSIRRFLRPVCYQNMPAALLPEDARD from the coding sequence ATGCCCGTCGCACCTCATGGAAGACACCTTATCGCCGGCGAATGGGTTGCAGGCAGCAAGACCTTCGAAACTTCACCGGCGGATGGTCCAGCGCACCGTTTTGCGGTGGGCACTGCGGAGCATGTCGACGTCGCGGTAAGGGCTGCCGAGGCGGCGTTCGAGGTTTATGCGGGCTGCTCCCGTGAGGAACGCGCCCGGTTCCTCGAAACCATCGCTGACGAAATCGAAGTCCGGGGTGCCGATATTACCGAGATCGGCACACAGGAGACGGGCCTTCCGGCAGCACGCCTTGACGGAGAGCGCGGACGCACCTGCGGCCAGCTTCGCCTGTTCGCAAACCATATTCGAAAGGGGGATTATCTCGACCGACGCCATGACAAGGCCATGCCGGACCGTCAGCCCGCCCCCCGGCCCGAACTGGTCATGGTGCAGCGTCCCATCGGCCCGGTCGCCGTGTTCGGCGCGTCCAATTTCCCGCTCGCATTCTCCACCGCCGGTGGGGACACAGCTGCCGCTCTGGCGGCTGGCTGCCCGGTGGTGGTCAAGGGCCACGAAGCGCATCCGGGAACCGGTGAGATCGTCGCGGAGGCGATCAGGGCGGCCATCGAGAAATGCGACATGCCGGTCGGCGTGTTCTCGCTTGTTCAGGGCGGTGACCGCAGCGTGGGACAGGCACTCGTTCAGCACCCGCTGATCAAGGCGGTCGGCTTTACCGGTAGCCTTGCAGGTGGCCGCGCTCTGTTCGATCTCTGTGCTGCACGGCCAGAGCCGATCCCGTTTTTCGGCGAGCTGGGATCCGTCAATCCAATGTTGGTTCTTCCCAGGGCACTCGAAGCGCGAGGCGAGGAAATCGGGCGCGGCTGGGCTGCCTCGCTCACCATGGGAGCGGGGCAGTTCTGCACCAATCCCGGCATCGCGGTAGCGATTGATGGCGAGGCGACCGATCGATTTGTTCAGGCGGCTGCTGAAGCGCTGAAGCAGGTAGATGCACAGGTCATGCTGACCGATGGCATCGCAAGGTCTTTCAATGCCGGACGCGAAATGATCGCGCAAAGCGATGCAGTGCGCCCCGTCATGGTGGCCGAGGCGGAGGGGCGCCAGGCTTCCCCCGCGCTTTTCGAGACCTCAGCGGCGAACTTCCTGGAAAATCCGCAATTGCATCATGAGGTCTTCGGACCGCTCGGGCTGTTGGTCCGTGCCGCTTCCGCGAAAGAGATTGAGGCCATCGCCCGCGCGCTTGAAGGGCAGCTTACCGTGACGCTTCAGATGGACGATGCCGACATTGCCGTGGCCCAGGCCCTGCGGCCCGTTCTGGAGCGCAAGGCGGGCAGGCTGCTCGTGAACGGCTTCCCGACGGGGGTCGAGGTGGTCGATTCCATGGTTCACGGAGGGCCTTATCCGGCAAGCACGAATTTTGGCGCCACCAGCGTCGGGACGCTGTCGATCAGGCGTTTCCTGCGTCCGGTCTGCTACCAGAACATGCCAGCGGCGCTTCTGCCGGAGGATGCGCGAGACTGA
- a CDS encoding dihydrodipicolinate synthase family protein, producing the protein MTNHIFSGCIPALMTPCKADRSPDFDALVRKGKELIETGMRAVVYCGSMGDWPLLTDEERMEGVARLVGAGVPVIVGTGAVNTKIAVAHAAHAAEVGAEGLMVIPRVLSRGSSPAAQKDHFKAILAAAPDLPAVIYNSPYYGFATRADLFFALRAEHSNLVGFKEFGGAADLRYAAENITSGDPDIKLMIGVDTTVYHGFVNCGADGAITGIGNVFPREVLHLVALSQAAAAGDAEARQRAAELDAALGVLSSFDEGADLVLYYKYLMVMNGDEEYRLHFNETDALSESQRGYAEAQYRLFRDWYGNWSKLPGAVAKYAA; encoded by the coding sequence ATGACCAACCATATTTTCTCGGGATGCATTCCCGCCTTGATGACCCCTTGCAAGGCTGATCGCAGCCCGGATTTCGATGCGCTTGTACGCAAGGGCAAGGAACTGATCGAAACGGGCATGCGCGCCGTGGTCTATTGCGGCTCCATGGGCGACTGGCCTCTTCTCACCGACGAGGAGCGCATGGAAGGCGTTGCCCGGCTGGTGGGCGCTGGCGTTCCCGTCATTGTCGGTACTGGCGCCGTGAACACCAAAATTGCCGTCGCGCATGCTGCTCATGCAGCCGAGGTCGGGGCAGAAGGCCTTATGGTCATTCCGCGCGTTCTCTCACGTGGCAGCTCACCGGCAGCGCAGAAGGATCACTTCAAGGCCATTCTTGCGGCTGCGCCCGACCTGCCTGCGGTCATCTACAACAGCCCCTATTACGGTTTTGCCACCCGCGCTGACCTGTTCTTCGCACTGCGCGCGGAACACTCCAATCTGGTTGGCTTCAAGGAATTCGGCGGTGCGGCCGATCTGCGTTACGCGGCGGAGAACATCACCAGCGGCGATCCCGACATCAAGCTCATGATTGGCGTCGACACCACGGTCTATCATGGCTTCGTCAACTGCGGTGCCGATGGCGCCATCACCGGCATCGGCAATGTGTTTCCCCGCGAGGTTCTGCACCTCGTTGCATTAAGCCAGGCGGCCGCGGCAGGCGATGCGGAAGCGCGGCAGCGCGCCGCCGAGCTCGATGCGGCGCTGGGTGTGCTGTCGTCCTTCGATGAAGGGGCAGATCTTGTGCTCTATTACAAATATCTCATGGTGATGAACGGCGACGAGGAATACCGCCTGCATTTCAACGAGACGGATGCCTTGTCCGAGAGCCAGCGCGGTTATGCCGAGGCCCAGTACCGGTTGTTCCGCGACTGGTACGGCAATTGGAGCAAGCTGCCAGGCGCGGTCGCAAAATACGCCGCCTGA
- a CDS encoding GntR family transcriptional regulator, with protein sequence MSETATRKPAERKRGSGVQFVYNVLRDEILDLALAPGTPIDEIQLAQRLSMSRTPIREALVRLAGEGLVTTLPNRSTVVANIDFLNLHTFFDALTLMYRVTTRLAARNHQADDLVTIRARQAEFAKAVEEQDALAMISTNREFHAAIAVAARNPYYESLFLRLLDEGRRLLRLYYSSFNDQLPKRYVVEHEDMIAAIAARDVEKADILASEHADQIVEQIRNMIARDHRQKVAL encoded by the coding sequence ATGTCCGAAACCGCCACGCGCAAACCCGCCGAACGCAAGCGCGGTTCCGGCGTGCAGTTTGTCTACAATGTTCTGCGGGATGAGATTCTGGACCTGGCGCTTGCACCCGGTACACCGATTGATGAAATTCAGCTTGCGCAGCGTCTTTCCATGTCGCGCACGCCCATTCGCGAGGCGCTTGTGCGGCTCGCTGGCGAGGGACTGGTAACAACCCTGCCCAATCGCTCGACGGTGGTCGCCAACATCGATTTCCTGAACCTGCACACCTTCTTCGATGCACTGACACTGATGTATCGCGTGACCACGCGGCTCGCCGCGCGCAATCATCAGGCGGATGATCTGGTGACAATTCGCGCCCGCCAGGCAGAGTTTGCCAAAGCCGTTGAGGAGCAGGACGCGCTGGCCATGATATCCACCAATCGCGAGTTTCACGCCGCCATCGCCGTCGCAGCCCGTAATCCGTATTATGAAAGCCTGTTTCTGAGATTGCTCGATGAAGGGCGCCGGCTTCTGCGGCTATATTACTCCTCGTTCAACGACCAGCTTCCCAAGCGCTATGTCGTGGAGCATGAGGACATGATCGCTGCCATCGCGGCACGCGATGTGGAAAAGGCCGACATTCTGGCCAGTGAGCACGCTGACCAGATCGTCGAGCAAATCCGCAACATGATTGCGCGAGACCACCGGCAGAAGGTCGCGCTCTAG